A genomic segment from Euzebya rosea encodes:
- a CDS encoding electron transfer flavoprotein subunit alpha/FixB family protein, with the protein MTDILVLVEHDAGTPKKISNQILTAAKAKGDGDVIAALFGAGAAEAADKVGEYGATKALVWEGAEADDYATEPKVAALQAAIEASGASIVLYAADPFVTDVVARCAVRVGGGVVADAVDLELEGDRMVATKAIFGGDMNSRCQVQGDRTQFVGVKANSFQAESSGGGAAEVTTLDVSLPESATRAKISDRVEAEASGRPEMTEAAIIVSGGRGLGNAEGFDLVGELADALGGAVGASRAATDAGWIPHNHQIGQTGKTVSPSLYVASGISGAIQHRAGMQTSQTIAVINKDAEAPIFSIADIGIVGDLYKVIPPLVEEINKRKG; encoded by the coding sequence ATGACTGACATCCTCGTCCTCGTCGAGCACGACGCAGGAACCCCGAAGAAGATCTCCAACCAGATCCTGACCGCCGCCAAGGCCAAGGGTGACGGCGACGTCATCGCCGCGCTGTTCGGCGCGGGTGCCGCCGAGGCCGCCGACAAGGTCGGCGAGTACGGCGCGACCAAGGCGCTGGTCTGGGAAGGTGCCGAGGCCGACGACTACGCCACCGAGCCGAAGGTCGCCGCCCTGCAGGCTGCGATCGAGGCCTCCGGCGCGTCGATCGTGCTGTACGCCGCTGACCCGTTCGTCACCGACGTCGTCGCCCGCTGCGCCGTGCGCGTCGGCGGTGGCGTCGTTGCCGACGCCGTCGACCTCGAGCTCGAGGGCGACCGCATGGTGGCCACCAAGGCCATCTTCGGTGGCGACATGAACTCCCGTTGCCAGGTGCAGGGCGACCGCACCCAGTTCGTGGGTGTGAAGGCCAACAGCTTCCAGGCGGAGTCCTCCGGCGGCGGCGCTGCCGAGGTCACCACCCTGGACGTCTCCCTGCCCGAGAGCGCGACCCGCGCCAAGATCTCCGACCGCGTCGAGGCCGAGGCCTCGGGTCGTCCGGAGATGACCGAGGCGGCCATCATCGTCTCGGGCGGGCGTGGTTTGGGCAACGCCGAGGGCTTCGACCTCGTCGGCGAGCTGGCCGACGCGCTCGGCGGTGCCGTCGGTGCGTCGCGTGCGGCGACCGACGCCGGCTGGATCCCCCACAACCACCAGATCGGCCAGACCGGCAAGACCGTGTCCCCGAGCCTGTACGTGGCCAGCGGCATCTCCGGCGCCATCCAGCACCGCGCCGGCATGCAGACGTCCCAGACCATCGCGGTCATCAACAAGGACGCCGAGGCCCCGATCTTCTCCATCGCCGACATCGGCATCGTGGGCGACCTGTACAAGGTCATCCCGCCGCTGGTCGAGGAGATCAACAAGCGCAAGGGCTGA
- a CDS encoding electron transfer flavoprotein subunit beta/FixA family protein, translating to MRIICPVKRVPDTAAEKKVTEDLTVDRDSVEAILNANDEWSIEEALRIKESRDDVEIVALCMGPDTAQQTVRKALSYGLDAAIQITDDAVAGSDAVATARVLAAALKDEEWDLIIMGNQSSDARSMLVPAMLAEFLDVPALTYAKRLAVGDDGSVEADRETAGGHETVQATLPAVVSVVEAINEPRYPNFKGIMAAKKKPLETKDLAAIGLSADDAGHAGSATKVLEATPKPPKEAGEKIEDDGTGQVGAKALVDFLVEKKFI from the coding sequence GTGCGAATCATCTGCCCGGTCAAGCGCGTGCCGGACACGGCCGCAGAGAAGAAGGTCACCGAGGACCTGACCGTCGACCGCGATTCGGTCGAGGCCATCCTCAACGCCAACGACGAGTGGTCGATCGAGGAGGCGCTGCGGATCAAGGAATCCCGCGACGACGTCGAGATCGTGGCCCTCTGCATGGGGCCCGACACGGCCCAGCAGACCGTCCGCAAGGCCCTGTCCTACGGGCTGGACGCGGCCATCCAGATCACCGACGACGCCGTCGCCGGCTCCGACGCCGTGGCGACCGCCCGCGTCCTGGCCGCCGCGCTGAAGGACGAGGAGTGGGACCTCATCATCATGGGCAACCAGTCCTCCGACGCCCGGTCGATGCTGGTCCCCGCGATGCTGGCGGAGTTCCTCGACGTCCCGGCGCTGACCTACGCCAAGCGCCTCGCCGTGGGCGATGACGGTTCGGTCGAGGCCGACCGCGAGACCGCCGGTGGCCACGAGACCGTGCAGGCCACCCTGCCGGCCGTCGTCTCCGTCGTCGAGGCCATCAACGAGCCGCGCTACCCCAACTTCAAGGGGATCATGGCGGCCAAGAAGAAGCCGCTGGAGACCAAGGACCTGGCTGCCATCGGCCTGTCCGCCGACGACGCCGGCCACGCCGGGTCGGCCACCAAGGTCCTCGAGGCCACGCCCAAGCCCCCCAAGGAGGCCGGCGAGAAGATCGAGGACGACGGGACCGGGCAGGTGGGTGCGAAGGCGCTCGTCGACTTCCTGGTCGAGAAGAAGTTCATCTAG